The genomic stretch AAGCGAGAACTGGAAGCGTATTCGCCGGGCAACTTTGGAACGAGCACAACGAACCGCTATAGACCCTTTATCGCCGCTCTATGACTTATACTTTGGCGTCTGTGCCGTTTATCTAGCGGGCTTCCTTCATTTCAGCTTCTTCGAACGCGGCACTGATTTCAGTTGGTTCACAGCATGCGTAGTCATCTGTGTTGCCGTGGCAGGCGCTCTAGTTCCTGTGCTGACAGGCTCAATTCTGACCTTGCATTTCGCGAGCAAGAAATTGGAGCGTTTAATTGCTGAGTGAGCAAAGCATAGTATGCCACTCCTCGGCTTTCCCGGCGATTAACTACCTACCCTTCAACGGGGTAAGAGTTTGGCCTAGAGGAACGGATTACTAGCAATGATATCTAGCAAACCGTTGATTAATCGCACTGAGATAGTACAAATTCACCTCGATCTGTTGGAAGAAGCTACGAACGAAACTGCTTCTGCCAAGCAGGCCATAAAGGCCAGCATATCGTTGAGGTTTCTCTTTGACGGAAACTTGAACCACGTAGCGCATGAAAACGGCCTAGATCTGAAAATAATGGCCCCAGATCTGCGAGAAGTCCCTACAAGCAATGCACTGCTGTTCGCATGCGGAGGCTACCAAATTGGCAAGCAAGAGATTCTTCCATATTATCTCTACCGAGAACCTGGACAAAACAGTCCCCACCGCCCTCAGTTTGAAAGAGAGAGAGCGGCTTCGCCACGCCACCACACGCAGACGGAGCAAAAATTGGGTATATTTATGAAGCAACCCTGCGTTGCTTTCGCTGGCCAGCAGTTTGATCGAGAAGCAATAGTTCGTTTCGTCGCCAATAAATGCGGTGGAGCGCATCACCATGACAACGCTAAGAAATTCGGGGAAATCGAGCACCGAATGGCAAGCATTGGTCATACCCTTAAGCTCCCATCTGGTGACGTCTCAGCGATTTTCCTTGAGACGTTGGGAACGGCTTGGTTTCTTCTAGGTTCGCCAAGCGTCCGCGAACTTCGGGCAACCAAACTCAACAAGGCCGGCGCGCCATGATTTATTCTCGGGTAATATAAATCTCCGGCACATGAACCGGCACAAAGCCAGCTCAATATGCACATTAACTTACTGAAAAATATGAATTTACAACCGGCATAAAAACCGGCACAGTACGTCGTATGGATGTAACTATGATGGAACCAATGCTGCCAGAAGATGCAGCCATACAGCAGCTCGAAGACAGCGCATTAAAACTTGTAGAAAGCGCTAGCGGGCTGGCAAAGCGAGTTCATCCCACTCTTCAAAAGTCAGTCGGTGATCTTGTAAGGTCAATGAACTGCTACTACTCGAACCTAATCGAAGGCCATAATACACATCCTCGAGATATCGAACGTGCTCTGGCAGACGACTTCTCAACAGAGCCGAAAGAACGTGATCTCCAACTTGAAGCTGTCGCGCATATCCATGTTCAGAAATTAATTGACGAAGGTCGTGATCCCGCCGTTTGGCCGACCACGGCGGCATATGCTCGTTGGCTACACCGAGAATTCTGCCAACTATTGCCTGAAGATATGCTTTGGATTGAAAACCCGAGTACTGGCGAGCGCCATCAAGTTGTTCCTGGGCAGTTCCGGCGCATTGACGTTGAAGTCGGCAAGCATTTACCACCTGCTTATGACGATGTCCCGCGCTTCCTCGCGCGGTTTGATCGAGCGTACGTTTCGCCGACATTATCAAGAATGCGTCAAATTCAGTCCGTAGGTGCGGCGCATCATCGCTTTTTATGGATTCATCCTTTTCTAGATGGGAATGGTCGGGTTGCGCGTCTGATGTCGCATGCGCTGCTCAAACGGCTCGGAATCGGGACAAGCCTTTGGTCGGTTGCTCGAGGTCTCGCGCGTGAAGAGACAGATTATAAGTTACGCCTTACGGCCGCAGATCATCCTCGACACGGTGACCGCGATGGCCGTGGAAACCTTACTCAGTCCGGCTTGCTCTCATTTTGTAAATTTTTCCTCGAGCGCTCAATCGACCAGGTAGAATTCATGGAAGGGTTGCTTGACCCGTCGGAGCTTTTGCGCCGCATGGAAATCCATATTGAGGAGGAAATTCGTGCTAAGCGGCTAGAGAAAGGAAGCTTCATGGTTTTGCGAGAAGCCGCGCTCGCCGGTCAGGTAGAGCGCGCCAAAATCCCGATGCTGACGAACTACGAAGAACGTGCCGCACGTAAGGTTACTTCGGCGCTTTTGAAACGCGGGATGCTGGTCACGGCAAACCATCGTGCTCCACTTAGACTCGCGTTTCCGACAGACGCGGTCGAGCGATGGTTCCCTCTCTTATATCCCAATACACCGGGAGACGCAGGATGAGCAGTCAAGGACCAAGTGTTCCCTTAGAAAGGCGTTTTTCCCCTACTTTTCGACCGTCTGAAGACGGAGATGCCGACCGCGAAACCGTTCAGCCAGACCTTTTTGGCAAAAGCAGCTTTGGATGGGAGGTCATCGAAGAAAAGCGGCGCTGTGTGATTATCGCGGACGCAGGCGCAGGTAAGACGCATGAAATGCTTGGACGCGCTCGTTATTCTGAGCAGCGCGGCAGGCACGCTTTCTTCATAAGGATCGAGAACATAAGCGAAGCCTTTGAAGCTGCGTTCGACATTGGAGACGCCGAAAGCTTCGAGGCATGGCTTGGATCAAACGATGATGCTTGGTTCTTCCTAGATTCCGTCGACGAAGCCCTTCTTAAAGACTCTCTGACCTTCGAAAGAGCGATGCAAGAATTTGCTACACGAATAGCAGACGCACGAGAACGCGCTTACATCATTATTTCGAGTCGTAGCTATGCGTGGCGGGCCTTAACGGATCGGCAGCTTTTGGAACAGCTATTGCCATACGAACCTCCCAAAGCTGAGGAGCTTGGCGAAGAAGATCTCGAGGAGGCCGCCCAGGCAGCAGCGTCTGATCCGAGTAAGCTTGCAGATTCGGTTGAGGTCGTCCTCCTTGACGATCTTGATGACGATGACATCAGGATGTTTGCCGCTCATCTAGGCGCTGCCAATATTGAGGAGATGATGAGCGAGATCAAAAGGACTGGATTGTCCACTCTGTCGGGCCGCCCCTTCGATCTACTCGGAATTCTTGCAAAGTGGCGGTCCGACCGAGAGCTAGGTGGTCGGCTTGGGTACCTTAGCCATAGCATTACGACCCAACTCGATGACATCGATCAGACTACTGGATCAATCGACAAAAGCAAACTTCGCGAAGCTACATGCTGCATCGCAGTTTCAGTGATCCTGACCGGCGAAGCTGAGATACGTGTTCCTGGATCCGACATCACTGACCGCGGATTTAACCTGTTGGAAGCGCTGCCAGATTGGCCCAAAGAGGATATCCAAGCATTGCTCGGATGCACTCTGTTCACTGATCCAGTCTACGGTCTGGTCAGATTCAGACATAGGGACATTCGCGAACTGTTAGCAGCCGAGTGGTTTGCTCAACACTTAGCGAAACCTGAGCGGAGAACAGAAATCGAAGCGATGCTGATCAGGGAGCAGTATGGGGAACGGATACTAACTCCACGCTTTCGACCGATTCTTCCATGGCTTGTATTGCTCGATGACGGAATTCGTCGTGAGGCGACTGCAATTCGCCCCGAAATTGCGGTAGAAGGCGGAGATGTAGCGAGTCTTCCAGTCGAGGAACGCAGAAGCCTAATACATAGCATTGTCGAACAGATCGCTCGAGGCGAAGATGATCGCGGAGCGCGCGACAATGAAGCAATTGCCCGAATTGCTCATGCTGATTTGACCACGGATGTCGCAACCTTAATTGATAAGCACTCCGAGAACGACGACGCCCTATTCTTCTTAGGTCGCCTGGTTTGGCAAGGTCAGATGACCGATTGCCTGCCTTTGCTCCTGGACATTGCTTGCAACAGGTCTCGAGGGCTTTATGCACGCATCGCAGCAGCTAGAGCCGTGTTTACCAGCGGCTCCGATGAACAACGCGACAGGCTATGGGACTCGCTCTTGGAGGTGCCAGATGGAGACCAATAAAATAGACCGACGACTTCTCGCAGAAATTCTGCACAACTGTGCGCCAAATCTTGCTAGCGTTGAGCGTTTGTTGGCGTCACTTGACCTTCTTCCTCCCTATCAAAGGTTTCAGACAAGTGGCCTTACAGAAGCGATCCATGCTTTTATCGACCGCCTTCCGACCGAGAGAGATGGAAGAAAGGGCCCGCTTGCAGCTTTGGTGAGTGGATTGAACGAGTTCCTCGACCGCCCGCCCGTTGCAGAGCGTAGAGAATGCCAAGTATCGAAAGAATTCGCTTGGCTTTTGGCCCCGGCCCTGCACGCAGTTGAACGTCTCGTAGTTCAACGTGCAACAGCAGCATTTGATCAGGCATCCATCGAAATCATGTTGAAAATTCCTGCGGCACGGTTCTGGCAAGATGTTGAATTCAGGGACCGCAAGGATGAACTTGCAGACCGTCTAGCAAGATGGCCGGAGTTAAATGACGTGCTATTTTGGAGTAGCGTGGAAGTAGTGCGCCGCCCATTAGAAGAAAAAGGGGAGCGACTTACGGACGACTGGCCCGTCCAGTACTTGGGGCACTTTTGGAGTTTCCGAGCTGGAGATTTTGACCGCGTGACGCGCTTCATCGCCGAACGTCCGATCGAAGACGACCAATTGATCGCTGTTTCGTTGGCCTATCGCATCTACAAATCATATGATTTGCCGCCTGCTTCGCTTGATGTCCTTCGGTCGGCGGTCAGCGGCGCAGCACCTCTTTCAACACGTTTGGAGGAGCTTCTGGATGCTTCCAAATCGAAAGAGGCAGAAGCGTTCGAAAGAAGAGAAAGAAAGTTTGAGCGTAAACAGGAGCGTAAACTCAGAAAGCAGGCCGAAGACAGGACGCGGTGGATTGGTGAACTGCAATCCAATCCGAACCGAATTCGAAGCCGAGAAGGCGTCGAGCCAGGCGAGATTACGTATGACCATCTCTGGTTGATGTCAGAGATTGAGAAAGATGGTCTGAGAACGGATCGCCATGGCGGAGCAGACTGGAAGGCTCTGATACCCGAGTTTGGCGAAGATGTTGCGCAAGCATATCGAGATGCGGCAATTGCGCATTGGCGGATCTACAAGCCGACCTTAAGGTCTGAAGGCACGGAATCAGACGGGATCCCTTACGCAGTCATCTTTGGGCTTGTTGGACTTGAGATTGAAGCAGCGGAGCAGGAGGACTTCTTAGGTAGTCTTTCCGAAGCAGAGTTCAGGCACATGTTGCGGTACGCAACATGGGAATTGAACGGTTTTCCGACTTGGCTCGAAGCGGCTAACAAGGTGCGTGGTGCTCTTGTGGTGAAGGCCTTGATTCCAGAAATTCGCTGGGAGTTTGAGAACTCTACGCCAGAAAAGACGCCACACCATGTTTTGCAAGACATCGTTTACCATGCACCCTGGCTTCACAGCGCACTGATCGAGCACATCTTGAGCGAACTCGAAAGGTCTGGGTCTATACATCCTGACACACTACGCCATTCTCTTCACATATTGCGAAGCGGAGGTGCATCTGGCGACAGCTTAGCAAATTTCGCGCGGGAGCGGCTGGATCGTGGCAAAGAAGTCGAAGATAAGGCAAGTATTTATGCTCTTTGGGTCGATACGGATGCCGAAGATGCTGTCCCGGCACTGGAGACGTG from Phaeobacter sp. G2 encodes the following:
- a CDS encoding Fic family protein, with the translated sequence MMEPMLPEDAAIQQLEDSALKLVESASGLAKRVHPTLQKSVGDLVRSMNCYYSNLIEGHNTHPRDIERALADDFSTEPKERDLQLEAVAHIHVQKLIDEGRDPAVWPTTAAYARWLHREFCQLLPEDMLWIENPSTGERHQVVPGQFRRIDVEVGKHLPPAYDDVPRFLARFDRAYVSPTLSRMRQIQSVGAAHHRFLWIHPFLDGNGRVARLMSHALLKRLGIGTSLWSVARGLAREETDYKLRLTAADHPRHGDRDGRGNLTQSGLLSFCKFFLERSIDQVEFMEGLLDPSELLRRMEIHIEEEIRAKRLEKGSFMVLREAALAGQVERAKIPMLTNYEERAARKVTSALLKRGMLVTANHRAPLRLAFPTDAVERWFPLLYPNTPGDAG